CTGCAGTTCCTCAATGGTCATTCCAATCTTGACGGCGCCCGCCTGGCCTTTCTGGATGCTGAGGTTAAACAAGGGATTCTCAGTACCGGGCGCTCTGCTGGCGGAGGTGGAGGTGCCGGCAGAAACCTCATCGGCGATCACTTCCTCAATGGCGTTGTCATCCATGGTCTCGGTCTCAGTAGCATCTGGCTCAGGAGTTAATTCTTCCTCTTTGGCTTCCTCGGCAGCTTGCGCCAGTGAATCTTCTTTGGTGGTAGTGGTGGCGCTGTCGGTGCCGCATGAGGCCAGGAGCAGACAGGTGCTAAGGGCTAGGAATGTCTTTTTCATAGTGGTCAAGGTAGCAGGTAACATAAGTACGAGTTCTAGGAAGATAACGCAAGGGCAATAGGCAAGTTACTTTGCTCTTTTTTGGCGATGGTGCGTATTCAAGGTAATTTGGCGTCGCATTTAATTCTTGATGACATGGCAAAGAAGCCTCTGATTTTAGTATCCAATGATGATGGCATTACCGCACCGGGCATTCATACGCTGGTAAAAGTAATGCGCAAAATAGGCGATGTGGTAGTGGTAGCCCCAGACGGACCGCAATCTGGCATGGGCCACGCCATTACCATTGGCGATACTCTGCGCTTAGACCGTTCCCTCATCTTTCCAGAACTGGAAGCCTACGAATGCTCCGGTACCCCCGCCGACTGCGTGAAGATTGCCAAGCACCATGTCTTGCGGGACAGAAAGCCCGACTTGGTGGTGAGCGGCATCAACCACGGCTCCAACTCCAGCATCAGTGTGTTGTACTCGGGTACCATGTCAGCGGCGATTGAGGCGGCCATTGAAGGCTTGCCGGCCATTGGTTTCTCTCTCTGCGACTACGGCCATGACATTGACTTCTCGCATACAGAAAAGTACGTGGAGATGATCACGCGTCAGGCCCTGGAGTTTGGTATTCCGCATGGCGTGGCCTTGAACGTGAACTTCCCTAAGAAATCTGACAAAGCCATTGCTGGCGTACGGGTGTGTAGACAGGCGCGCGCCAAATGGGAAGAAGAGTTTGATGAACGCCAGGACCCCATGGGCCGAAGCTACTTCTGGCTCACCGGTAAATTCGTGAATTTTGACAAAGGCGCGGATACCGATGAAGCTGCTCTGGCCCAAAACTACGTCTCTGTTGTCCCTTGCCAGTTTGACATGACTGCCTCGCACGCCATCGTTCAGCTCAACAACGAATGGAACTTAGACCCAGGTGTAAAACCTACAGAAGGCTCTAAGACCCTGGAAAGCGGCCACGAGGAAGGGTAGGAGTTCGTTGCTAGTTACCCTTTAAATGCGAAAGTCGTTTTTGGCTTGTTTTCTGGGAAACAGGCCAAAAACGACTTTCGCATTTAAAGGGCTGGTCGACTATTGTACAGTATATTCTAGTTTACTCACATTATTGTCATACGTATCTAGATCAATAATCTCAATGGGTAGATTGTTTTTGCCATATGTATACTGGAATTTTTTAACTCTGAATTCGGTAGTTTCACCTTGCCCTGAGTCATAATAATGGTTTTCTGTTAACTTAACTGGGTTGTTTGGGCTAAAGGAAATGATATATGGATGAGTATTCAAATTTGTTTGTCCATAATTATGGACAAAGGGAGAGCCTAGTTTGTAGAATGGGTTAGGGTTGGTGTCATATTCGATTGTGATGTCTGAATTTAATTTTCTTGGGTTGTCCCATGTTTTTATGAATTGTTTCTGATTGATGATATTGCCTCTAGTGTCATATTTAAATTCTAGCATGAATATGACGTTGTTTATTTCAACAAGGCGCCCCTGGTCATCATATTTAAAACTATATTCAATCTTGTTTCCTTCATTATTGAAATTAGTTAACAGCCCTGCTTTATCATAATTGAAGATGGTTTTTGTTTGTGTTGTCCCATCATTATTCTTGTTAAGGTAAATGGTCTCAGTTAACTGGTTTAGAGTATTGTAAGTGTGTATGATTACACCTTCAAAATTATAAAACCCTCCTTGGTATTTATACTCGTAAAGTTCTCCGTTTGTAGTATAAGTATAAAAATGAGTAATACCTTTAACTGTGTTAGGATGCGTCTCTATTACTTTGGAAAGACGCAAATTCTTGGGTAGCTCTTCTTCCTCTCCTTTACAGGAAAGGAGGCAAAGTGACAGGAGTAGGCAGAATATATGAAATAGCTTCTTCATGTAATTGCGGATAGATTCTGTTGCTTTATAGGATTTAATGGAAAGAGGTTAGTTGTTGGTGAGAATAATAAACACTGCAGGTTAGGACATTATTAGATGCTCCTTTCCCCAAGTTACAATAAGCTTACAAAAAAGGCTGCCCCATTTCTGGAGCAGCCTTTTCTGTAAGCTTAATGGCAATTATCCTCTTGGGTTCAATGCTTCTGTGATTCTGTCAGAAAGGTCTTGTAAGTGGTAGTTGCTCAAAGAGTCTGTCTGGGTAGAGGCAGACTTGATCATGCTGTTGATGTTGCGCAACTCAGCTTTGGCCACAGAGATGACGTCACTTTGACCAAGCGACATGGTAGGCGCGGCGTTGCCTCTGCCACCGGCTTGGGCGGTGGTGGGGGCTGGAGCCGGCTTCACCAGGTCAATCAGTTCTTGCACGTACATCTTCTGCAGGTTACGGCGGTACACGTCAATGGCTTGCTTGTTCTTCAGTTCTTTGAAGATAGAGCCGTTCATATCGGTGAAGAAGTCGGTTACCTTGTAGGCTTTGGTGCCGTCCATGGCTTCAGCGGCAATCAGTTTGGTCAACGTGCTGTTGCTTACCAATCTGTTCAAGACCGCCTGCTGGCTTCTGGAGATGATCACCATGGGGTTGGCGCCGGTGTTGTTCAATACCGCTGGACTCAACAACCAGGTAGGCGTGGTGAACAGTTGTTTGTCTAAGAACGTCATGGCTTCTTTTTGAGTAGCCGCTGGCGTGCGCTCATAGACAAAACCTTCTTGTTCTACCGTCTTCGGGTTTTCATAGATACCACCAATGTTCTTGGCCACGTGGCCCATGTAGCGGTTGAATTGACCTGTTAACTGACCGTAGATGTTGTCCAGGTTCTCGTAGCCTTCGTTCTCTTCTTTGGTCCACTCTGGCAATTTGGCCAAGGTGCGCTGCAGGTTCTTGATGCCGTACTCAGAGGCTTTCATGGCGTTGTCGCTCAAGTCTTCGTTCTGAGAATGCGGATCGTCTGGGTTCAACTCTGTACCAAACCAGTTGCGGCGGTTCTTCAGTTTCTCCACGGTCATCTTGTTCAGGATGGCAATCTCATCCTGTGCGTTTTTGGCGTTAGGCAACACGCGGTAGCCCCACTCAATAGCCCAGTTGTCATAGTCGCCAATGCGTGGGTAGATGCCTTTAGAAGAAATGTTGTCTTCGGGCTGCGCCACATAGTTAAAGCGGGCGTAGTCCATGATAGAAGGCGTGTGGCCGTTGGCTTCTACCCATTTCTTGTCGCGCAGGTTCTCTGTAGGCACCGTTGAGCTAGAGCCGTAGTTGTGACGAAGACCAAGCGTGTGACCTACCTCATGCGAAGACACGAAACGGATCAAATCACCCATCAGTTCTTCAGAGAATTCCATTTTACGGGCACGTGGGTCAATGGCGGCGGCCTGGATGAAATACCAGTCGCGCACCAGTTTCATGACGTTATGGTACCAGTTGATGTGGCTTTCCATGATCTCGCCGCTGCGTGGGTCAGAGATAGACGGACCGCTGGCATTGGAAATCTCAGATGGTTTGTAGACAATGGCACTGTGACGGGCATCATCTAAGCTCCAGTTAGGGTTTTCCTTGGCCGTAGGGGCCATTTTACCAATGATGGCGTTCTTGAAACCGGCCTTCTCGAAGGCTTTCTGCCAGTCATTTACACCAGCAATCAGGTAAGGCACCCATTGTTTAGGCGTAGCGGGGTCAATGTAGAAGATGATGGGTTTGATGGGCTCTACCAATTCGCCGCGCTTGTACTTAGCCATGTCTTCAGGCTTAGGCTCCAGTCTCCAGCGTTTCACCATCTCAATCTCCTTCACGCCTTGTGGGTTGGCGTCAAAGTCTGTGTAACCAACGGCAAAGTAACCCACGCGTGGATCAAAATAGCGAGGCTGCATAGGCTTCTTAGGCAACACTACCATAGAGGTGTTGATTTCAATGGTAGAAGAACCGTTCAAGGTAGAACCGCCCGCGCCGCCGGCTGGGGCTGCCCCGAAACCAGTGGTAGGAGGCGTCAAAACATAGGTCTTCACGGTGGTCACTTCCACGTTCTGCGGGAAGCTGCGCACGTTCTGGATGTAGCTGCGGTCAGAGATGAAGTTACCCAGTCTGAAACGCGTCTTGCCAGCAGCGTTGCTGAAGGAGAAGATTTCGTTTTCGCCTTTGATATAATCCGTGACATCAATCACGGTGCCTTTGTTGCCTGGGGCAAACGCGGCAATGTTGAAGGCTGCTACAATAGCCTGCACGTTAGAACGCTGTACGGACTGGTACATGCTCTTGGTACTGTCTGGGCTGTAGGTGGCATAGGAGATCTTGCGCATGAAAATGCGGTCATCCGGACCTTTTTCAAACATGATCACGGCAGAACCAATCTGGTCACCGGCGTAGCCAGAGGCAGAACGCACTTCGGCACCCGCTTTAGAGATACGGTTTACCACTAAAAGCTCACGGCCCAACACAGAGTCTGCCAGCTCAAAGAAGTACTTGTCGTCTACTTTGTGGGTCTTGAAAAAACCGGCTTTGGTGACGGCTTTGTCCGTGATCACATCGGCGTAGGGCTTCGGCTTGGCCTTTTGGCCAGCGGTGCCTTGCATACCGGCAGCTCCTGCTACCCGGCGCGTAGAATCGGCGGGCTGGGTGCGGCCTTGGGCCATGGAGGCTCCGGCAACGGAACCAATCAAGCCAAGGGTTAATAAGAATTTCTTCATACTTGTGGTATGGGGTGTTTTGTTAGTAAAGGATTTGTTTGGTGTGATAGGTACTCTGCAACGGCGTTGCAACAGATAGACAAC
The nucleotide sequence above comes from Nibribacter ruber. Encoded proteins:
- the surE gene encoding 5'/3'-nucleotidase SurE, which gives rise to MAKKPLILVSNDDGITAPGIHTLVKVMRKIGDVVVVAPDGPQSGMGHAITIGDTLRLDRSLIFPELEAYECSGTPADCVKIAKHHVLRDRKPDLVVSGINHGSNSSISVLYSGTMSAAIEAAIEGLPAIGFSLCDYGHDIDFSHTEKYVEMITRQALEFGIPHGVALNVNFPKKSDKAIAGVRVCRQARAKWEEEFDERQDPMGRSYFWLTGKFVNFDKGADTDEAALAQNYVSVVPCQFDMTASHAIVQLNNEWNLDPGVKPTEGSKTLESGHEEG
- a CDS encoding zinc-dependent metalloprotease, with the translated sequence MKKFLLTLGLIGSVAGASMAQGRTQPADSTRRVAGAAGMQGTAGQKAKPKPYADVITDKAVTKAGFFKTHKVDDKYFFELADSVLGRELLVVNRISKAGAEVRSASGYAGDQIGSAVIMFEKGPDDRIFMRKISYATYSPDSTKSMYQSVQRSNVQAIVAAFNIAAFAPGNKGTVIDVTDYIKGENEIFSFSNAAGKTRFRLGNFISDRSYIQNVRSFPQNVEVTTVKTYVLTPPTTGFGAAPAGGAGGSTLNGSSTIEINTSMVVLPKKPMQPRYFDPRVGYFAVGYTDFDANPQGVKEIEMVKRWRLEPKPEDMAKYKRGELVEPIKPIIFYIDPATPKQWVPYLIAGVNDWQKAFEKAGFKNAIIGKMAPTAKENPNWSLDDARHSAIVYKPSEISNASGPSISDPRSGEIMESHINWYHNVMKLVRDWYFIQAAAIDPRARKMEFSEELMGDLIRFVSSHEVGHTLGLRHNYGSSSTVPTENLRDKKWVEANGHTPSIMDYARFNYVAQPEDNISSKGIYPRIGDYDNWAIEWGYRVLPNAKNAQDEIAILNKMTVEKLKNRRNWFGTELNPDDPHSQNEDLSDNAMKASEYGIKNLQRTLAKLPEWTKEENEGYENLDNIYGQLTGQFNRYMGHVAKNIGGIYENPKTVEQEGFVYERTPAATQKEAMTFLDKQLFTTPTWLLSPAVLNNTGANPMVIISRSQQAVLNRLVSNSTLTKLIAAEAMDGTKAYKVTDFFTDMNGSIFKELKNKQAIDVYRRNLQKMYVQELIDLVKPAPAPTTAQAGGRGNAAPTMSLGQSDVISVAKAELRNINSMIKSASTQTDSLSNYHLQDLSDRITEALNPRG